In Hippoglossus stenolepis isolate QCI-W04-F060 chromosome 20, HSTE1.2, whole genome shotgun sequence, the following are encoded in one genomic region:
- the LOC118104036 gene encoding uncharacterized protein LOC118104036 isoform X1 has protein sequence MRTAALILGLVFTCAGVTDGTAGGHLEDSSGLVETGVQSECRDRYLWIQVASVQTPRFEAVDENGVHSISELLASRCGYTISTFKMDGFTTFRASYYSCFTHIQNDEVFTFRFNVIMSDGGGRWNSRPVSATCSGLTWTHREVICEEDYMEVNVNRESSCGGPRGESGHVWQAAFSQAQMTASSVWQLMFLQSDGQVSSMSISEAQTQGYSLTTTSHRVVLRSQYKQRQASVVMVEGVPIEVIRVSVFLKKKLMVVMMDVSMSCTVNSGSFDSASLLWDVPWIMMPLVEEDARFESQTVSVGVEGVLLDQPTATARGFSLVRRGGLVQIRVRFGAEGGYRKSVVLNNVYKELYVIFLLYEHVFSLTFEDNSSIITRHRMLRVLDTPLICRPPFSVDKTRTNDEAFSVYLGNIPADVVLEEVWINGKQLRMSGSIERGVSISPVSHVNGSRAYKLRLPFEDADVLWMYLGAGVVQYSVDINFTLTIVHRRDSYYHHTFISARLFSLFPPQITAQCFDGGITFSVVRPPRAKSLWEVGVDHEPLTSQLAAQRGYRLLNDTHKTSLDVPVFSIGYTYEDINLSFFYGTFKLLLRDSKSLAVQTSTSKRCLFKTRDMTVCSADGTVTVVTTPTSTWPMVRPERTSLLDATCRSKQTDGSRVLFEFNVNSCGTRAMVGESYVVYENEIIHDKQLIADGPNFISRESQFKLTVRCFYPLSGVNRLSVSRVFRSPGFGSIEVFQSIKDSANKVPARDCLQQVPGNDVNTPMNQAHLEPGIRPLPKPGPSRFITVPRQHNKVVSSSDIQTSPTLNFSPETQTAQNQVLDQNPKRTMSMERRNIEMLQSRVKNIRVKPMIKLVSSGNHLKWKPSIKQVNSQMSNPGLMDVSANRNHQTSKQLHDRRCSITRRKTDFQTEKQEQGAHGVQGKLHQSEVIRLPDQSPTQMGPQQNLVQSGVETENHMREEPASALRTVVQSAGTTHIRVRPGHSGRLQTPDQPRLQNPDSLTRGGISRTSDLSFTLQNTVVIREREPTNPNAQSNEGLNPTTGGTGLPGPGTSPTGSDPGSVLKIHSRSDSGRQYGSSVHRGIMRGEPIS, from the exons ATGAGAACTGCAGCTCTTATTCTGGG ACTCGTGTTTACCTGTGCTGGGGTCACAGACGGAACAGCTGGAGGTCACCTGGAAG ACTCGTCAGGATTGGTGGAGACTGGTGTTCAGTCAGAGTGTCGGGACCGTTACCTGTGGATCCAGGTGGCGTCGGTACAGACGCCTCGCTTCGAGGCCGTAG ATGAAAATGGCGTCCACTCGATCAGCGAGCTGCTTGCCTCTCGCTGTGGTTACACCATCAGCACCTTCAAGATGGACGGCTTCACCACCTTCAGAGCTTCATATTATTCCTGCTTCACCCACATCCAG AATGACGAAGTGTTCACGTTCAGATTTAACGTGATCATGAGCGATGGCGGCGGCAGATGGAACAGCAGACCTGTCTCTGCCACGTGTTCTGGTCTGACGTGGACTCACAGAGAGGTCATCTGTGAGGAGGACTACATGGAG GTGAACGTGAACAGAGAGTCTTCATGTGGAGGTCCGCGGGGGGAGAGTGGACATGTGTGGCAGGCGGCCTTCTCTCAG GCTCAGATGACTGCGTCGTCAGTGTGGCAGCTGATGTTCCTGCAGAGCGACGGACAGGTGTCTTCCATGTCCATCAGTGAGGCCCAGACGCAGGGCTACAGCCTCACCACGACCAGCCACAGGGTGGTGCTGCGATCCCAGTACAAACAGCGGCAGGCCAGCGTTGTCATG GTGGAAGGCGTCCCCATAGAGGTCATTCGGGTTTCTGTGTTCTTGAAGAAAAAGCtaatggtggtgatgatggatGTGTCCATGTCCTGTACAGTCA ATTCTGGTTCATTCGACAGCGCCTCGCTGCTCTGGGACGTCCCCTGGATCATGATGCCTCTGGTCGAGGAGGACGCAAGGTTTGAAAGTCAGACAGTCAGTGTGGGGGTGGAGGGTGTCCTTCTGGACCAACCCACCGCCACCGCTAGAGGATTCAGTCTGGTCCGGCGTGGCGGACTGGTCCAGATCAGGGTTCGTTTTGGAGCAGAGGGCGGCTACCGAAAG AGTGTGGTGCTGAATAACGTGTACAAGGAGCTGTACGTGATCTTCCTGCTGTACGAACACGTCTTCTCTCTGACGTTTGaagacaacagcagcatcatcaccaGACACCGGATGCTCAGAGTCCTCGACACGCCGCTGATCTGCCGTCCACCCTTCAGTGTCGACA aGACCCGGACTAATGATGAGGCGTTCAGTGTCTACCTCGGAAACATTCCTGCAGATGTCGTTTTGGAGGAAGTGTGGATCAACGGGAAGCAGCTGAGGATGTCGGGGAGCATTGAACGAGGCGTCAGCATCAGTCCTGTTTCTCACGTTAACGGAAGCCGAGCGTACAAACTGCGGCTGCCCTTCGAGGACGCTGACGTCCTCTGGATG TACCTGGGTGCAGGTGTGGTTCAGTACTCTGTCGACATAAACTTCACTTTAACCATCGTGCACCGGAGAGACTCGTACTACCACCACACGTTCATCTCTGCTCGACTCTTCAGTTTAT TTCCTCCACAGatcacagctcagtgttttgACGGAGGAATCACCTTCAGCGTGGTTCGACCACCTCGAGCTAAGAGTCTCTGGGAGGTGGGTGTCGACCACGAGCCTCTGACATCACAGCTGGCAGCTCAGAGAGGGTACCGCCTCCTCAACGACACCCACAAAACCTCCCTGGACGTCCCTGTGTTCTCCATCGGCTACACCTACGAA gacaTCAACCTGTCATTCTTTTATGGAACATTTAAGCTACTTCTGAGGGACTCTAAAAGTCTGGCAGTCCAGACGTCCACCTCCAAACGCTGCCTCTTCAAAACTCGGGACATGACAG TTTGTTCTGCAGATGGAACCGTCACCGTGGTAACGACTCCAACATCCACCTGGCCCATGGTGCGGCCAGAAAGAACCAGTCTGCTGGACGCCACCTGTCGATCCAAACAGACAGACGGGTCCAGAGTTCTGTTTGAGTTCAATGTGAACTCCTGTGGGACCAGAGCCATG gtcGGGGAGTCGTACGTGGTTTATGAAAACGAAATCATCCACGACAAACAGTTGATCGCTGACGGGCCGAACTTCATCTCCAGAGAATCTCAATTTAA GTTGACCGTCCGGTGCTTCTATCCTCTGAGTGGAGTCAACAGACTTTCTGTGTCAAGGGTCTTCAGATCTCCTGGATTTGGTTCAATCGAAGTCTTTCAGAGTATTAAAG ATTCAGCGAATAAAGTTCCTGCTCGTGACTGTCTGCAGCAGGTTCCTGGAAATGATGTCAATACCCCGATGAACCAGGCCCATCTTGAACCCGGCATCCGGCCTCTGCCCAAACCTGGACCCAGCCGCTTCATCACAGTCccaagacaacacaacaaggtTGTCTCCTCCTCAGACATCCAAACTTCTCCAACCCTGAATTTTTCTCCTGAAACTCAAACTGCCCAGAACCAGGTGCTCGACCAGAACCCAAAGAGAACCATGTCCATGGAAAGAAGGAACATTGAGATGCTTCAGTCCAGAGTAAAGAACATCAGAGTCAAACCAATGATCAAATTAGTGTCTTCTGGAAATCATCTGAAATGGAAACCTTCTATCAAACAAGTAAACTCTCAAATGTCTAATCCTGGACTAATGGACGTCAGCGCGAACAGGAACCACCAGACCTCCAAACAGCTTCACGACCGCAGATGTTCAATCACTAGAAGGAAAACAGATTTCCAAACAGAAAAGCAGGAACAGGGTGCTCATGGTGTCCAAGGCAAGCTGCATCAATCTGAAGTGATCCGCCTCCCTGATCAATCCCCGACCCAGATGGGACCACAGCAGAACCTGGTCCAGTCAGGGGTTGAGACAGAAAACCACATGAGAGAGGAACCTGCTTCAGCTCTGAGAACTGTTGTCCAGTCAGCAG GTACGACTCACATAAGAGTCAGACCCGGTCACAGTGGAAGACTCCAAACTCCTGATCAGCCCAGACTGCAGAACCCAGACTCTCTCACCAGGGGGGGAATCAGCAGGACCTCCGACCTCAGCTTCACGCTTCAGAATACGGTCGTCATCAGAGAACGTGAACCGACCAATCCAAACGCACAGAGTAACGAGGGCCTTAATCCCACCACAGGAGGAACTGGGTTACCTGGTCCTGGCACAAGTCCGACTGGTTCTGATCCTGGTTCAGTCCTAAAGATCCACTCGAGGTCCGACAGTGGCCGTCAGTATGGATCTAGTGTTCACCGGGGCATCATGAGAG gTGAACCGATCAGCTGA
- the LOC118104036 gene encoding uncharacterized protein LOC118104036 isoform X2: MRTAALILGLVFTCAGVTDGTAGGHLEDSSGLVETGVQSECRDRYLWIQVASVQTPRFEAVDENGVHSISELLASRCGYTISTFKMDGFTTFRASYYSCFTHIQNDEVFTFRFNVIMSDGGGRWNSRPVSATCSGLTWTHREVICEEDYMEVNVNRESSCGGPRGESGHVWQAAFSQAQMTASSVWQLMFLQSDGQVSSMSISEAQTQGYSLTTTSHRVVLRSQYKQRQASVVMVEGVPIEVIRVSVFLKKKLMVVMMDVSMSCTVNSGSFDSASLLWDVPWIMMPLVEEDARFESQTVSVGVEGVLLDQPTATARGFSLVRRGGLVQIRVRFGAEGGYRKSVVLNNVYKELYVIFLLYEHVFSLTFEDNSSIITRHRMLRVLDTPLICRPPFSVDKTRTNDEAFSVYLGNIPADVVLEEVWINGKQLRMSGSIERGVSISPVSHVNGSRAYKLRLPFEDADVLWMYLGAGVVQYSVDINFTLTIVHRRDSYYHHTFISARLFSLFPPQITAQCFDGGITFSVVRPPRAKSLWEVGVDHEPLTSQLAAQRGYRLLNDTHKTSLDVPVFSIGYTYEDINLSFFYGTFKLLLRDSKSLAVQTSTSKRCLFKTRDMTVCSADGTVTVVTTPTSTWPMVRPERTSLLDATCRSKQTDGSRVLFEFNVNSCGTRAMVGESYVVYENEIIHDKQLIADGPNFISRESQFKLTVRCFYPLSGVNRLSVSRVFRSPGFGSIEVFQNSANKVPARDCLQQVPGNDVNTPMNQAHLEPGIRPLPKPGPSRFITVPRQHNKVVSSSDIQTSPTLNFSPETQTAQNQVLDQNPKRTMSMERRNIEMLQSRVKNIRVKPMIKLVSSGNHLKWKPSIKQVNSQMSNPGLMDVSANRNHQTSKQLHDRRCSITRRKTDFQTEKQEQGAHGVQGKLHQSEVIRLPDQSPTQMGPQQNLVQSGVETENHMREEPASALRTVVQSAGTTHIRVRPGHSGRLQTPDQPRLQNPDSLTRGGISRTSDLSFTLQNTVVIREREPTNPNAQSNEGLNPTTGGTGLPGPGTSPTGSDPGSVLKIHSRSDSGRQYGSSVHRGIMRGEPIS; this comes from the exons ATGAGAACTGCAGCTCTTATTCTGGG ACTCGTGTTTACCTGTGCTGGGGTCACAGACGGAACAGCTGGAGGTCACCTGGAAG ACTCGTCAGGATTGGTGGAGACTGGTGTTCAGTCAGAGTGTCGGGACCGTTACCTGTGGATCCAGGTGGCGTCGGTACAGACGCCTCGCTTCGAGGCCGTAG ATGAAAATGGCGTCCACTCGATCAGCGAGCTGCTTGCCTCTCGCTGTGGTTACACCATCAGCACCTTCAAGATGGACGGCTTCACCACCTTCAGAGCTTCATATTATTCCTGCTTCACCCACATCCAG AATGACGAAGTGTTCACGTTCAGATTTAACGTGATCATGAGCGATGGCGGCGGCAGATGGAACAGCAGACCTGTCTCTGCCACGTGTTCTGGTCTGACGTGGACTCACAGAGAGGTCATCTGTGAGGAGGACTACATGGAG GTGAACGTGAACAGAGAGTCTTCATGTGGAGGTCCGCGGGGGGAGAGTGGACATGTGTGGCAGGCGGCCTTCTCTCAG GCTCAGATGACTGCGTCGTCAGTGTGGCAGCTGATGTTCCTGCAGAGCGACGGACAGGTGTCTTCCATGTCCATCAGTGAGGCCCAGACGCAGGGCTACAGCCTCACCACGACCAGCCACAGGGTGGTGCTGCGATCCCAGTACAAACAGCGGCAGGCCAGCGTTGTCATG GTGGAAGGCGTCCCCATAGAGGTCATTCGGGTTTCTGTGTTCTTGAAGAAAAAGCtaatggtggtgatgatggatGTGTCCATGTCCTGTACAGTCA ATTCTGGTTCATTCGACAGCGCCTCGCTGCTCTGGGACGTCCCCTGGATCATGATGCCTCTGGTCGAGGAGGACGCAAGGTTTGAAAGTCAGACAGTCAGTGTGGGGGTGGAGGGTGTCCTTCTGGACCAACCCACCGCCACCGCTAGAGGATTCAGTCTGGTCCGGCGTGGCGGACTGGTCCAGATCAGGGTTCGTTTTGGAGCAGAGGGCGGCTACCGAAAG AGTGTGGTGCTGAATAACGTGTACAAGGAGCTGTACGTGATCTTCCTGCTGTACGAACACGTCTTCTCTCTGACGTTTGaagacaacagcagcatcatcaccaGACACCGGATGCTCAGAGTCCTCGACACGCCGCTGATCTGCCGTCCACCCTTCAGTGTCGACA aGACCCGGACTAATGATGAGGCGTTCAGTGTCTACCTCGGAAACATTCCTGCAGATGTCGTTTTGGAGGAAGTGTGGATCAACGGGAAGCAGCTGAGGATGTCGGGGAGCATTGAACGAGGCGTCAGCATCAGTCCTGTTTCTCACGTTAACGGAAGCCGAGCGTACAAACTGCGGCTGCCCTTCGAGGACGCTGACGTCCTCTGGATG TACCTGGGTGCAGGTGTGGTTCAGTACTCTGTCGACATAAACTTCACTTTAACCATCGTGCACCGGAGAGACTCGTACTACCACCACACGTTCATCTCTGCTCGACTCTTCAGTTTAT TTCCTCCACAGatcacagctcagtgttttgACGGAGGAATCACCTTCAGCGTGGTTCGACCACCTCGAGCTAAGAGTCTCTGGGAGGTGGGTGTCGACCACGAGCCTCTGACATCACAGCTGGCAGCTCAGAGAGGGTACCGCCTCCTCAACGACACCCACAAAACCTCCCTGGACGTCCCTGTGTTCTCCATCGGCTACACCTACGAA gacaTCAACCTGTCATTCTTTTATGGAACATTTAAGCTACTTCTGAGGGACTCTAAAAGTCTGGCAGTCCAGACGTCCACCTCCAAACGCTGCCTCTTCAAAACTCGGGACATGACAG TTTGTTCTGCAGATGGAACCGTCACCGTGGTAACGACTCCAACATCCACCTGGCCCATGGTGCGGCCAGAAAGAACCAGTCTGCTGGACGCCACCTGTCGATCCAAACAGACAGACGGGTCCAGAGTTCTGTTTGAGTTCAATGTGAACTCCTGTGGGACCAGAGCCATG gtcGGGGAGTCGTACGTGGTTTATGAAAACGAAATCATCCACGACAAACAGTTGATCGCTGACGGGCCGAACTTCATCTCCAGAGAATCTCAATTTAA GTTGACCGTCCGGTGCTTCTATCCTCTGAGTGGAGTCAACAGACTTTCTGTGTCAAGGGTCTTCAGATCTCCTGGATTTGGTTCAATCGAAGTCTTTCAGA ATTCAGCGAATAAAGTTCCTGCTCGTGACTGTCTGCAGCAGGTTCCTGGAAATGATGTCAATACCCCGATGAACCAGGCCCATCTTGAACCCGGCATCCGGCCTCTGCCCAAACCTGGACCCAGCCGCTTCATCACAGTCccaagacaacacaacaaggtTGTCTCCTCCTCAGACATCCAAACTTCTCCAACCCTGAATTTTTCTCCTGAAACTCAAACTGCCCAGAACCAGGTGCTCGACCAGAACCCAAAGAGAACCATGTCCATGGAAAGAAGGAACATTGAGATGCTTCAGTCCAGAGTAAAGAACATCAGAGTCAAACCAATGATCAAATTAGTGTCTTCTGGAAATCATCTGAAATGGAAACCTTCTATCAAACAAGTAAACTCTCAAATGTCTAATCCTGGACTAATGGACGTCAGCGCGAACAGGAACCACCAGACCTCCAAACAGCTTCACGACCGCAGATGTTCAATCACTAGAAGGAAAACAGATTTCCAAACAGAAAAGCAGGAACAGGGTGCTCATGGTGTCCAAGGCAAGCTGCATCAATCTGAAGTGATCCGCCTCCCTGATCAATCCCCGACCCAGATGGGACCACAGCAGAACCTGGTCCAGTCAGGGGTTGAGACAGAAAACCACATGAGAGAGGAACCTGCTTCAGCTCTGAGAACTGTTGTCCAGTCAGCAG GTACGACTCACATAAGAGTCAGACCCGGTCACAGTGGAAGACTCCAAACTCCTGATCAGCCCAGACTGCAGAACCCAGACTCTCTCACCAGGGGGGGAATCAGCAGGACCTCCGACCTCAGCTTCACGCTTCAGAATACGGTCGTCATCAGAGAACGTGAACCGACCAATCCAAACGCACAGAGTAACGAGGGCCTTAATCCCACCACAGGAGGAACTGGGTTACCTGGTCCTGGCACAAGTCCGACTGGTTCTGATCCTGGTTCAGTCCTAAAGATCCACTCGAGGTCCGACAGTGGCCGTCAGTATGGATCTAGTGTTCACCGGGGCATCATGAGAG gTGAACCGATCAGCTGA